A part of Cotesia glomerata isolate CgM1 linkage group LG4, MPM_Cglom_v2.3, whole genome shotgun sequence genomic DNA contains:
- the LOC123263487 gene encoding SKP1-like protein 5: MPILKLRTLDGRIYRVDSDLVKYSINLKKELEKVDIDNLQEGEIINLPYSDPKLINRCINFVKLQAKYLEPTRKYLSTDSDVSNDGFVRSNSSQAREKFYLESSDGIQFLVGREVIEESAVLKDMLEMTPDDPSSIIPLPNVHSKHMRMIIDLVKIKHNHEDEDSLDREKNIYNYMQRFGLKEAVEILQIATYLQMHLLIAAAAPTVSKFLSTNRHRPNFIRGFLKLEDDLTEEMKEELIKDQMNYF; the protein is encoded by the exons atgccgaTCTTAAAGTTGCGCACCCTCGACGGAAGAATCTACAGAGTTGATTCTGATTTGGTGAaatattcgataaatttaaaaaaagaattagagAAAGTCGACATCGATAACTTGCAAGAAggcgaaataataaatttgccTTACAGCGACCCAAAATTGATAAACAGGTGCATCAATTTTGTAAAGTTACAAGCCAAGTATTTAGAACCAACTcgcaaatatttatcaactgATTCAGATGTCTCAAACGATGGGTTTGTTAGGTCAAATAGCTCTCAG GCGCGAGAAAAGTTCTACTTAGAATCATCCGATGGAATCCAATTCTTAGTTGGCCGTGAAGTTATTGAAGAATCAGCAGTATTAAAAGATATGCTTGAAATGACTCCAGACGATCCATCTTCTATCATACCTTTACCAAATGTTCATTCAAAACACATGAGGATGATTATAGATTTGGTAAAGATAAAGCATAACCATGAAGATGAAGATTCGCTTGACCGAGAgaagaatatttataattacatgcag AGGTTCGGACTAAAAGAAGCGGTTGAAATACTGCAAATAGCAACTTATCTCCAAATGCATTTGCTAATTGCCGCAGCAGCACCTACAGTTAGTAAGTTTTTGTCCACAAACCGTCATCGTCCAAACTTTATTCGGGGATTTCTTAAACTTGAAGATGATTTGACCGAAGAAATGAAAgaagaattaattaaagaccaaatgaattatttttaa